A genomic segment from Cyprinus carpio isolate SPL01 chromosome A22, ASM1834038v1, whole genome shotgun sequence encodes:
- the LOC109109087 gene encoding hyaluronan and proteoglycan link protein 4-like, translated as MMMILCLETITCTLLFLSPFVTTYPAELEKGRRRVVHVMEDDTGAVIVQTAPGKVVTHRGGTITLPCRYHHEPEDVDPNRIRIKWTKVSDAFQFEDVFVELGRQQKAFGSYRGRLSLERAGPGDASVIIHNITLQDYGRYECEVTNDMEDDMGFVNLDLEGVVFPYYPPSGRYKLNFHQAEEVCRQQDAILASHAQLHKAWLEGLDWCNAGWLEDGSVQYPISHPRDQCGRKDSPPGVRNYGYRHKDDERYDAFCFTSNLNGRVYFLKRFKKVNYLEAVKACQRDDAVIAKVGQLYAAWKIQLLDRCEAGWVEDGSIRYPIVNPRTRCGGSEPGVRNLGFPDKKFRLYGVYCYRRNTDIQSTQAQKETTTKPANSTKSI; from the exons ATGATGATG atcttgTGCTTGGAAACCATTACCTGCACACTGTTGTTCCTTTCACCTTTTGTGACCACCTACCCAGCCGAGTTGGAGAAAGGACGGAGGAGAGTGGTTCATGTAATGG AGGACGATACTGGGGCAGTGATAGTCCAGACTGCTCCAGGTAAGGTGGTCACTCATCGTGGTGGCACTATCACCCTTCCCTGTCGTTACCACCATGAACCAGAGGACGTAGACCCTAACCGCATCCGCATCAAATGGACAAAGGTTTCTGATGCATTTCAGTTTGAAGACGTGTTTGTTGAACTGGGGCGACAACAGAAGGCATTTGGGTCCTACCGTGGCCGCTTGTCTCTGGAACGGGCAGGGCCAGGAGATGCTTCAGTTATTATTCACAACATCACCTTGCAAGACTACGGCCGCTATGAGTGTGAGGTCACCAATGACATGGAGGATGACATGGGATTTGTCAATCTCGACCTTGAAG GTGTGGTGTTCCCATACTACCCTCCATCCGGACGCTACAAGCTGAACTTCCACCAGGCAGAGGAAGTGTGCCGACAGCAAGATGCAATTCTGGCCTCCCATGCACAACTACACAAGGCTTGGCTTGAGGGGTTGGACTGGTGCAATGCCGGTTGGTTAGAGGACGGCTCAGTCCAGTACCCCATCTCCCATCCTCGAGACCAATGTGGCCGCAAGGATAGCCCTCCCGGTGTCCGCAACTATGGCTACAGGCACAAAGACGATGAACGCTATGATGCTTTCTGCTTTACCTCGAACCTCAACG GACGTGTTTACTTTCTCAAACGTTTTAAGAAGGTAAACTACCTTGAGGCAGTAAAGGCATGTCAACGTGATGATGCAGTGATTGCCAAGGTTGGACAACTATATGCCGCATGGAAGATCCAGCTCTTGGACAGGTGTGAGGCAGGCTGGGTGGAAGATGGCAGCATTCGTTACCCCATCGTCAATCCTAGGACCCGCTGCGGGGGCTCGGAGCCCGGTGTTCGAAACCTAGGTTTCCCTGATAAGAAGTTCCGCCTCTATGGAGTCTACTGCTACCGTAGGAACACTGATATACAGTCAACACAAGCTCAGAAAGAAACCACAACTAAACCGGCTAACAGCACTAAAAGTATCTGA
- the tm6sf2b gene encoding transmembrane 6 superfamily member 2b: MVQEICVFLFSLTALGVLYTMNNVPAFQEPVVILEIGVAVLVAVFLLVYLATRYNPPKDPLFYVFAEFSFTCVIDLTSALEYDGYTSGFMEFYQKTGEPYLGTPYAIMMCYWDGIVHFILYLMLIHRMSNRQQYRTLGLFWAGSLCANMIVFVPGIVVGKNDSEINPAFWLNMPFLLVPIWGAVSLFSRPRDMPLVGASKAEREQKKALIWRPLDLLFVVYLVAAMGFTIFRGLAVLDCPLEILNRYVTEYEPYLKDPVGFPKVMMLLLLFHALPMLGSFAYGLCTPGCTWMLDWTVYFAGAILQCQWSHIGASLHPRTAEMYRIPITTLAPVLLLNLLYAVGPVLLALRCKREPDYFLSIAPVGQTNNEKKLS; the protein is encoded by the exons ATGGTACAGGAGATATGCGTCTTTCTATTTTCCCTGACGGCTCTTGGTGTCCTTTATACTATGAACAATGTTCCAGCATTTCAAGA GCCAGTGGTTATTCTGGAAATTGGAGTGGCTGTTCTTGTGGCAGTGTTCCTCTTGGTCTACCTCGCTACTCGCTACAATCCTCCTAAAGATCCTTTGTTTTATG tttttgcagAGTTTTCCTTCACGTGTGTCATTGATCTTACGAGCGCTCTAGAATACGATGGCTACACCTCAGGGTTCATGGAGTTCTACCAGAAAACA GGGGAGCCGTATCTCGGCACACCATATGCTATCATGATGTGCTACTGGGACGGTATAGTGCACTTCATCCTCTACCTGATGCTAATACACCGCATGTCAAACAG GCAACAATACCGCACATTGGGTCTTTTCTGGGCTGGATCACTTTGTGCCAACATGATTGTGTTTGTACCTGGAATCGTGGTTG GTAAAAATGACTCAGAGATCAATCCTGCCTTCTGGCTCAACATGCCATTTCTGTTGGTGCCCATATGGGGAGCAGTTTCCTTGTTCTCAAGACCAAGGGATATGCCTCTTGTGGGTGCATCCAAG GCTGAACGTGAGCAGAAAAAAGCCTTAATCTGGCGCCCCCTGGATCTTCTCTTTGTGGTTTATCTAGTGGCTGCCATGGGTTTCACTATCTTTAGAGGACTG GCCGTACTTGATTGCCCTTTAGAAATCCTCAACAGATATGTGACAGAGTATGAACCATATTTGAAGGATCCTGTGGGCTTCCCCAAAGTTATG ATGTTGCTGCTCCTATTCCACGCACTTCCAATGCTGGGTTCATTTGCATATGGGCTTTGCACACCTGGCTGCACTTGGATGCTTGATTGGACGGTATATTTTGCAGGTGCTATTTTACAG TGCCAGTGGTCTCATATCGGAGCGTCACTGCACCCACGCACTGCAGAAATGTACAGGATTCCCATCACGACCCTGGCGCCCGTCCTCCTCCTCAACCTGTTGTATGCAGTTGGCCCTGTACTGCTCGCCCTGCGTTGCAAACGAGAGCCGGACTACTTCCTTTCCATTGCACCTGTGGGCCAAACTAACAATGAGAAGAAATTAAGTTAA